In Liolophura sinensis isolate JHLJ2023 chromosome 2, CUHK_Ljap_v2, whole genome shotgun sequence, a genomic segment contains:
- the LOC135462944 gene encoding uncharacterized protein LOC135462944 isoform X1 gives MLYLLILFLALARLGDFQSSLVLQFRVLIIQLPYENATIPCDYTGEIKMFSWTRNDVNGDLVIKVNSAGNVKTGPEYNGSVELGDKCSLVFKSPGFKDNGTFAITAYNKREYSEDVQVIVVNESAKLYSNAVRQGKRNVTESETDDICVGWKAGTGICALLLCVVITSMVIYKMCHRNGTYINIVSTYRNYCVSWCTLSHLRMFMGALSRFSFLTLRRYAHRSS, from the exons ATGTTGTATCTTCTCATCCTGTTCCTTGCCTTGGCCAGATTAG GTGACTTTCAGTCCAGTCTTGTCTTACAATTTCGCGTGTTGATCATCCAGCTGCCGTATGAAAATGCTACCATTCCATGTGATTACACAGGTGAAATAAAGATGTTTTCATGGACACGTAATGACGTGAATGGTGATCTTGTGATCAAGGTGAATTCTGCAGGAAATGTCAAAACTGGCCCAGAATATAATGGTTCAGTTGAACTGGGTGACAAATGCTCACTGGTCTTCAAGTCTCCAGGTTTTAAAGACAACGGTACCTTTGCGATCACAGCATACAACAAGCGTGAGTACTCAGAGGACGTCCAGGTCATCGTTGTTAACGAAAGCGCGAAGCTGTATTCCAATGCTGTAC GTCAGGGAAAGAGAAACGTGACAGAGTCTGAAACTGATGACATTTGTGTAG gttGGAAGGCTGGCACTGGCATCTGTGCACTGCTCCTATGCGTTGTAATAACTAGTATGGTAATATACAAAATGTGCCACAGAAATGGTACGTACATTAACATTGTCTCAACTTACAGAAACTATTGCGTGTCATGGTGTACCTTATCACATTTGCGCATGTTTATGGGCGCCTTATCCAGGTTTTCCTTCTTAACTTTACGTAGGTATGCCCACCGCAGCTCATAA
- the LOC135462944 gene encoding uncharacterized protein LOC135462944 isoform X2, whose product MLYLLILFLALARLGEIKMFSWTRNDVNGDLVIKVNSAGNVKTGPEYNGSVELGDKCSLVFKSPGFKDNGTFAITAYNKREYSEDVQVIVVNESAKLYSNAVRQGKRNVTESETDDICVGWKAGTGICALLLCVVITSMVIYKMCHRNGTYINIVSTYRNYCVSWCTLSHLRMFMGALSRFSFLTLRRYAHRSS is encoded by the exons ATGTTGTATCTTCTCATCCTGTTCCTTGCCTTGGCCAGATTAG GTGAAATAAAGATGTTTTCATGGACACGTAATGACGTGAATGGTGATCTTGTGATCAAGGTGAATTCTGCAGGAAATGTCAAAACTGGCCCAGAATATAATGGTTCAGTTGAACTGGGTGACAAATGCTCACTGGTCTTCAAGTCTCCAGGTTTTAAAGACAACGGTACCTTTGCGATCACAGCATACAACAAGCGTGAGTACTCAGAGGACGTCCAGGTCATCGTTGTTAACGAAAGCGCGAAGCTGTATTCCAATGCTGTAC GTCAGGGAAAGAGAAACGTGACAGAGTCTGAAACTGATGACATTTGTGTAG gttGGAAGGCTGGCACTGGCATCTGTGCACTGCTCCTATGCGTTGTAATAACTAGTATGGTAATATACAAAATGTGCCACAGAAATGGTACGTACATTAACATTGTCTCAACTTACAGAAACTATTGCGTGTCATGGTGTACCTTATCACATTTGCGCATGTTTATGGGCGCCTTATCCAGGTTTTCCTTCTTAACTTTACGTAGGTATGCCCACCGCAGCTCATAA